The Sphingobium aromaticiconvertens genome has a segment encoding these proteins:
- the tsaE gene encoding tRNA (adenosine(37)-N6)-threonylcarbamoyltransferase complex ATPase subunit type 1 TsaE, which translates to MADAADERLLPDEAAMLALGGRIAGQARMGDVIALEGGLGAGKTTLARGILAGLGLAGEAPSPSFAIVQPYDVPEVRLPVAHVDLYRLDGREETQELGLEEYLLDSLLIIEWPDRLGAGLWDHALHLTIDDDETGGRRLTARVPDGWRDRWSQI; encoded by the coding sequence GTGGCTGACGCAGCAGACGAACGCCTCTTGCCGGATGAAGCCGCGATGCTGGCGCTGGGCGGGCGAATCGCGGGACAGGCGCGAATGGGCGACGTGATCGCGCTGGAAGGCGGGCTGGGCGCGGGCAAGACGACGCTGGCGCGTGGCATCCTCGCGGGCCTTGGCCTTGCGGGTGAGGCACCCAGCCCCAGTTTCGCGATCGTTCAGCCCTATGACGTGCCGGAGGTCCGGCTGCCGGTCGCCCATGTCGACCTGTATCGGCTGGACGGGCGGGAGGAGACGCAGGAACTGGGGCTGGAAGAGTATCTGCTCGACAGCCTGCTGATCATCGAATGGCCCGACCGGCTGGGCGCTGGCCTGTGGGATCATGCCCTGCATCTGACCATAGACGATGACGAAACCGGCGGTCGGCGCTTGACAGCGCGGGTGCCGGACGGTTGGAGGGACAGATGGTCCCAGATATGA
- a CDS encoding aminoglycoside phosphotransferase family protein — MIPPATAPLFLEQAGWPHAAIVPLAGDASFRRYFRVIEGGRRAVLMDAPPPTEDPRPFIAIAEHLCQQGFAAPAILARDLNEGLVLIEDFGDLRLKEYLEDQPGEELAVYARAIDLLADLHQRPVADVPPYDRAVYLREAGLLTEWYAPATGLVVDAPAYVAAWEAVLPLVEQGSAPVVTVLRDYHAENIMLIDRPEAKGFNAHGLGLLDFQDALAGHPAYDLVSLLQDARRDVPAETEAAMLAHYKAVATPGADFDAAYAILGAQRNAKIIGIFTRLWKRDGKARYLSYMPRMWGLLERDLAHPALAPVADWFAANIPADKRHDALVAFAPE; from the coding sequence ATGATCCCGCCCGCAACCGCCCCCTTGTTTCTGGAACAGGCGGGATGGCCTCATGCCGCCATCGTGCCACTGGCGGGCGACGCTTCCTTCCGCCGTTATTTCCGGGTGATCGAGGGCGGTCGCCGTGCCGTGCTGATGGACGCGCCGCCCCCCACAGAGGATCCGCGCCCTTTCATCGCCATTGCCGAGCATCTGTGCCAGCAGGGCTTTGCCGCCCCCGCCATTCTCGCCCGCGACCTTAACGAAGGTCTGGTGCTGATCGAGGATTTCGGCGATCTGCGGCTCAAGGAATATCTGGAGGATCAGCCGGGCGAGGAATTGGCCGTCTACGCCCGCGCCATCGACCTGCTTGCCGACCTGCACCAGCGACCGGTGGCCGACGTGCCGCCCTATGATCGTGCCGTCTATCTGCGCGAGGCAGGATTGCTCACCGAATGGTACGCCCCCGCGACCGGCCTTGTCGTCGATGCACCGGCCTATGTCGCGGCATGGGAAGCGGTGCTGCCGCTGGTCGAGCAGGGCAGCGCGCCTGTCGTCACGGTGCTGCGCGACTATCATGCCGAAAATATCATGCTGATCGACCGGCCCGAAGCGAAGGGCTTCAATGCTCATGGTCTGGGCCTGCTGGATTTTCAGGACGCGCTGGCCGGACACCCCGCCTATGATCTCGTCTCGCTGCTTCAGGATGCGCGGCGCGACGTGCCAGCGGAAACGGAAGCGGCCATGCTGGCCCATTATAAGGCGGTGGCGACACCGGGCGCGGATTTCGACGCCGCTTATGCAATATTGGGCGCGCAACGGAACGCAAAGATCATCGGCATCTTCACCCGCCTGTGGAAGCGGGATGGGAAGGCGCGCTATTTGTCCTACATGCCGCGTATGTGGGGATTGCTGGAGCGCGATCTGGCGCATCCCGCCCTGGCGCCGGTGGCGGACTGGTTCGCCGCCAACATTCCCGCTGACAAGCGCCATGACGCGCTGGTCGCGTTCGCGCCCGAATGA
- a CDS encoding nucleotidyltransferase family protein, with amino-acid sequence MIDRAMLMAAGLGKRMRPLTATRPKPLVKVAGRALMDHALARMEAGGIRQVVVNVHYLADTVEAHLRVRKGDTQFLISDERAKLLETGGGLMRAKPLLGDAPFFCANSDNLWVDGPRETFDMMRSLWDADRMDALLLLVPLARAQCHSGQGDFHMDAAGRLSRRKPSHVAPFVFTGVQILSPNLLVDPPGDVFSTNIFWNRAMQAGRLYGVSHQGLWFDVGTPQAIPVVEAMLAHG; translated from the coding sequence ATGATCGATAGGGCAATGCTGATGGCGGCGGGCCTGGGTAAACGGATGCGTCCGCTTACCGCGACCCGGCCCAAACCGCTGGTGAAGGTTGCGGGCAGGGCGCTGATGGACCATGCGCTGGCGCGGATGGAGGCAGGCGGCATCCGCCAGGTCGTGGTCAACGTCCATTATCTCGCCGACACGGTCGAAGCGCATCTGCGCGTGCGTAAGGGCGATACGCAGTTCCTGATCTCCGATGAGCGGGCGAAGCTGCTGGAAACGGGCGGCGGCCTGATGCGGGCAAAGCCGCTGCTGGGCGACGCGCCCTTTTTCTGCGCCAACAGCGATAATCTCTGGGTCGATGGCCCGCGTGAGACATTCGACATGATGCGTTCGCTCTGGGACGCGGACCGGATGGATGCGCTGCTGCTGCTGGTGCCGCTGGCGCGGGCGCAGTGCCACAGCGGTCAGGGCGATTTCCACATGGATGCCGCTGGCCGCCTGTCCCGGCGCAAACCCTCCCATGTCGCCCCCTTCGTCTTCACCGGCGTCCAGATCCTCTCGCCCAATTTGCTGGTCGATCCGCCGGGCGACGTTTTCTCGACCAATATCTTCTGGAACCGCGCCATGCAGGCCGGACGGCTCTATGGCGTGTCGCATCAGGGCCTGTGGTTCGATGTCGGCACGCCGCAGGCGATTCCGGTGGTTGAGGCGATGCTGGCGCATGGGTGA
- the addB gene encoding double-strand break repair protein AddB, with protein sequence MGDRSRPAVYTIPAHRAFADALATGLIAQHGGDPMALARGMILLPNNRAVRAVSDAFVRKSNGGLLLPRLVPIGDPDLGERLGSALDPIGAGPQLPPAIDPMRRQMLLARMVQEVRAAHGQPVDAGEAIRLGQALATVLDQMQVERVPVSALKLDLPEELSAHWQHSLDLLRILLDRWPQLLDQRGMIDLVDRRNRLFDHIAARWADAPPQGFVVAAGVSTTAPAVAGLLSRIAHMPRGQVVFAALDQNLSQEQWDAIGPFDPDPVTGRAPPPNETHPQYALKRLLDIMSLTRDDVASWKWGSEHDARAVRGRNISNAMLPPRLTGSWRNLKTADRSLSGVEAIELATPGEEAQVIAIALREALETPERTAALVTPDRQLATRVSAHLKRWGIEADDSAGQPLSHLPPGTLLIALAEGVAEKFAPVALLALLKHPLVMRGEGRLAWLEGVRTLDLLLRGPRPPAGIVGIDLLVEPREGEDRQDRLRAQVRGWWPQARALLAPLEMDFANARDLAAQIAALRDHAGALSGDMVWAGHQGHAAAALIGDVEAAAHEGPKDADIRALPALLDHLLGAQAVRPPQGGHPRISILGLIEAQLMQADLMILAGLNEGTWPGLSAPDPWLAPRIRRELGLPGLETRIGLAAHDFASALGAPKILITRARRGTSGPAVASRFWLRLRAMSGPQWTQAERYAAFAQSLDDPGVHAPASRPAPRPPVSARPRLIPVTDVDRLKADPYAFYAKRLLRLARLDPIDADPSAAWRGTAVHEILQHWGEAGVLDPADLERRAIAMFARADAHPLLRALWQPRLLEAIRWIAAEVAADRVEGRTILLVEQEGRAEIAGVTLTGKADRIDRMPDGKLAIVDYKTGKPPSARAVKAGYSLQLGLLGLIAESNNGFKPLDGVQITDRFEYWSLAKKGDQFGYRESPVDPAGKRDKIISADFTAFVYEQFTQAAGNWLTGDAPFRAEINPEVASYGDYDQLMRLEEWYGRSD encoded by the coding sequence ATGGGTGATCGAAGCCGGCCTGCCGTCTATACGATCCCCGCGCATCGCGCCTTTGCCGACGCGCTCGCCACCGGGCTGATCGCCCAGCATGGCGGCGACCCCATGGCGCTGGCGCGGGGCATGATATTGCTGCCCAATAACCGCGCGGTCCGCGCCGTCAGCGATGCCTTCGTCCGCAAATCGAACGGTGGCTTGCTGCTGCCCCGGCTGGTGCCGATCGGCGACCCGGATCTGGGCGAGCGGCTGGGCAGCGCGCTCGACCCCATCGGCGCCGGGCCACAACTCCCGCCCGCCATCGACCCGATGCGCCGCCAGATGCTGCTCGCCCGCATGGTGCAGGAGGTGCGCGCCGCTCATGGCCAGCCAGTGGATGCGGGCGAAGCGATCCGTTTGGGGCAGGCATTGGCCACGGTGCTGGACCAGATGCAGGTGGAACGGGTGCCGGTATCGGCGCTCAAGCTGGACTTGCCAGAGGAGTTGTCCGCGCATTGGCAGCACTCGCTCGACCTGCTCAGGATATTGCTCGATCGCTGGCCGCAGTTACTGGACCAACGGGGCATGATCGACCTTGTCGACCGGCGCAACCGGCTGTTCGATCATATCGCCGCGCGCTGGGCGGATGCGCCGCCGCAGGGTTTTGTCGTGGCGGCGGGTGTCTCGACCACCGCGCCCGCCGTCGCCGGGTTGCTTTCCCGTATCGCCCATATGCCGCGCGGACAGGTCGTGTTCGCGGCGCTGGACCAAAATTTGTCGCAGGAGCAATGGGACGCGATCGGCCCGTTCGATCCCGATCCCGTGACGGGCCGCGCCCCTCCGCCCAACGAAACCCATCCCCAATATGCCCTGAAACGCCTGCTCGACATCATGAGCCTGACGCGCGACGATGTGGCGTCATGGAAATGGGGCAGCGAGCATGATGCCCGTGCCGTGCGGGGCCGCAACATCTCCAACGCCATGCTGCCGCCCCGGCTGACGGGAAGCTGGCGTAACCTGAAGACCGCCGATCGCTCCTTGAGCGGGGTCGAGGCGATCGAACTGGCGACCCCCGGTGAGGAAGCGCAGGTCATCGCCATCGCCCTGCGCGAAGCGCTGGAAACGCCGGAACGCACCGCTGCTTTGGTCACGCCAGACCGCCAGTTGGCGACCCGCGTGTCCGCGCATCTCAAGCGCTGGGGCATAGAGGCGGACGACAGCGCCGGGCAACCACTGTCCCATTTGCCGCCCGGAACGCTGCTGATCGCATTGGCAGAGGGGGTGGCGGAAAAGTTCGCGCCCGTCGCCTTGCTGGCGCTGCTCAAGCATCCGCTGGTGATGCGGGGTGAAGGGCGGCTTGCATGGCTGGAGGGGGTGCGGACCCTCGACCTGCTGCTGCGCGGCCCCCGGCCCCCTGCGGGCATCGTCGGGATCGACCTGCTGGTGGAGCCGCGTGAGGGGGAGGATCGACAGGATCGGCTCCGCGCGCAGGTGCGCGGCTGGTGGCCGCAGGCGCGTGCGCTGCTGGCGCCGCTGGAGATGGACTTCGCCAATGCCCGCGACCTTGCGGCCCAGATTGCCGCGCTGCGCGATCATGCAGGCGCGCTCAGTGGCGACATGGTCTGGGCCGGGCATCAGGGCCATGCCGCCGCCGCGCTGATCGGCGATGTGGAGGCGGCAGCGCATGAAGGGCCAAAGGATGCCGACATCCGCGCGCTGCCTGCGCTGCTCGACCATCTGCTGGGTGCGCAGGCCGTGCGACCGCCGCAGGGCGGGCATCCCCGCATTTCCATTCTGGGCCTGATCGAAGCGCAGTTGATGCAGGCGGACCTGATGATCCTTGCGGGCCTTAACGAAGGCACATGGCCCGGCCTGTCCGCGCCCGACCCGTGGCTGGCTCCGCGCATCCGCCGCGAACTGGGCTTGCCGGGGCTGGAGACGCGGATCGGCCTTGCCGCCCATGACTTTGCGAGCGCTTTGGGCGCACCAAAAATACTTATCACCCGCGCGCGTCGCGGCACGAGCGGTCCGGCGGTCGCCTCGCGCTTCTGGCTACGTTTGCGTGCGATGAGCGGGCCGCAATGGACGCAGGCGGAGCGCTACGCCGCTTTCGCCCAGTCGCTCGACGATCCGGGCGTGCATGCGCCCGCCAGCCGCCCCGCGCCCCGGCCACCGGTCTCGGCCCGCCCCCGCCTGATCCCCGTCACCGACGTCGACCGGCTAAAGGCTGATCCCTATGCTTTCTACGCCAAACGGCTGCTCCGCCTCGCGCGGCTCGACCCGATCGACGCCGATCCCAGCGCCGCGTGGCGCGGCACGGCGGTGCATGAAATCCTGCAACATTGGGGCGAGGCGGGCGTGCTGGACCCTGCCGACCTTGAACGGCGCGCCATCGCCATGTTCGCCCGCGCCGACGCCCACCCCTTGCTCCGCGCGCTCTGGCAGCCACGTCTGCTGGAAGCGATCCGCTGGATCGCCGCAGAGGTCGCCGCCGACCGCGTCGAAGGCCGCACCATATTGCTGGTCGAACAGGAAGGGCGGGCGGAGATTGCCGGGGTGACGCTCACCGGAAAGGCCGACCGCATCGACCGGATGCCCGACGGAAAACTCGCCATCGTCGACTACAAGACCGGCAAGCCCCCCAGCGCGCGGGCGGTCAAGGCGGGCTATTCCCTACAGCTCGGCCTGCTGGGCCTGATCGCCGAATCCAACAACGGCTTCAAACCCCTCGACGGCGTCCAGATCACCGACCGTTTCGAATATTGGTCCCTCGCCAAAAAGGGCGACCAGTTCGGCTATCGCGAAAGCCCCGTCGACCCCGCAGGAAAACGCGACAAGATCATCAGCGCCGACTTCACCGCCTTCGTCTATGAACAGTTCACACAAGCCGCTGGCAATTGGCTGACCGGCGATGCGCCCTTCCGCGCCGAGATCAACCCCGAGGTCGCCAGCTATGGCGACTATGACCAATTGATGCGGCTGGAGGAATGGTATGGCCGCAGCGACTGA
- the addA gene encoding double-strand break repair helicase AddA, which translates to MAAATDAPSALKPLAGAQAIAAAPDGHVWLSASAGTGKTHVLTARVFRLLLNGVRPENILCLTFTKAGAAEMADRIHERLALWVQMPDPALFADLEALGEDAGPEARERARRLFAEVLESTGGGLRIQTIHSFCQQLLASFPLEAGLVPGFRPLDDREQGALARQTLADLVIEAEARGDKALIAAMQALSLRLGEGGAEAFLLRCARAHDALAALPADLEQWAAAMLHLPEGDIDTHIVAQCGDDVFDMQTLAWIANANAQWGTGRALERCDRIARWRAMDAAGRAATLADLHGAWARSDGELLSVAKGWAPQVDGYADAIARLHGRCAELLGLKVRAAYAAQLAQGLHAGRAYAAAYAQAKRLAGAVDFDDLIARAVSLLLEAGMGEWIRYKLDQRIDHILVDEAQDTNVRQWQIVGAITAEFFAGEGAHGDAMRTLFAVGDFKQAIFGFQGTSPQAFAAAQLAFRNHAEGVDQLFHDLSLDRSFRSTPAVLEVVDQTIAVLTGERLGLVGQSVHHISANRFPGEVELWKPIVSGEASGAAGEEDWADDQERVLATKIAQQIKAWIDSGLMLESKGRPVGPGDIMILVRRRSELARLIVARLYEEGVAVAGIDRLRLNAPLAVQDLLTALRFAVQPEDDLNLANLLVSPLIGWTQEELMARLLGRKDGLWRHLQATQDGTTLEPLRALLGRADFTTPYRYLEEIVSGPMDGRRKLIHRLGIQARDPIEELLNAALAFESDDRPSLQRFIDWFDRGDVEIVRDAAAQVDAVRLLTVHGAKGLQAPIVILADAAIDPDAGNRSAKLSFEGVPILSPRKAEVGGEITALVEEVARSDREEHWRLLYVALTRAEERLVVAGSLGSRAQGQVKSESWFAAVEAALIALGAEWQEAPIWGERRTWRGREVLPSRAMGSTQAVARAAMIAPPWLRAPAPAEARPPRPLAPSAPVEDDVPDPPPTPGMRQAAERGRWLHALFERLPAVVPTDRRAAADAWLRVSGGVPDAGERAAIIDHALGVIEAPDFAALFAPDALAEAPVAAVVGEAVIAGTVDRLCVGESHVQVLDFKTGRAVPADAGHVPIPHLRQMAAYVAALEVIFPGRRVEAALLYTSAPRLIVLPNDLLTPHKPGFAATQDNLSGGGVEPDHLLP; encoded by the coding sequence ATGGCCGCAGCGACTGATGCGCCCTCCGCCCTGAAGCCTCTTGCCGGGGCGCAGGCAATCGCCGCTGCGCCCGACGGTCATGTCTGGCTCTCCGCCTCTGCGGGCACCGGCAAGACCCATGTGTTGACCGCGCGCGTTTTTCGCCTGCTGCTAAATGGCGTGCGGCCGGAAAATATCCTGTGCCTCACCTTCACCAAGGCTGGGGCGGCGGAGATGGCCGACCGTATCCATGAGCGGCTGGCACTGTGGGTGCAAATGCCTGATCCCGCGCTGTTCGCCGATCTGGAGGCACTCGGCGAAGATGCGGGGCCAGAGGCGCGCGAACGGGCGCGGCGACTATTTGCCGAAGTGCTGGAATCGACCGGCGGTGGCCTGCGAATCCAGACAATCCACAGCTTCTGCCAGCAATTGCTCGCCTCATTCCCGCTAGAGGCGGGGCTGGTGCCCGGCTTCCGCCCGCTCGACGACCGGGAGCAAGGGGCGCTCGCCCGCCAGACGCTGGCTGATCTGGTGATCGAGGCGGAAGCGCGGGGCGACAAAGCCCTGATCGCGGCGATGCAGGCGTTGAGCCTGCGATTGGGCGAGGGTGGGGCGGAGGCTTTCCTGCTGCGTTGTGCCCGCGCCCATGATGCGCTGGCGGCGCTGCCCGCCGATCTGGAGCAATGGGCGGCGGCCATGCTGCATCTGCCGGAGGGGGATATCGACACGCATATTGTCGCCCAGTGTGGCGATGATGTTTTCGACATGCAGACGCTGGCATGGATCGCCAACGCCAATGCCCAATGGGGAACAGGCCGCGCGCTGGAGCGGTGCGATCGCATTGCGCGCTGGCGGGCGATGGACGCGGCGGGGCGGGCGGCGACGCTGGCGGACTTGCACGGGGCATGGGCCAGGAGCGACGGCGAACTGCTTTCCGTCGCGAAGGGCTGGGCGCCGCAGGTCGACGGCTATGCCGATGCGATCGCGCGCCTGCATGGCCGCTGCGCCGAATTGCTGGGACTGAAGGTACGGGCGGCTTATGCGGCACAATTGGCGCAGGGGCTGCATGCCGGGCGCGCCTATGCCGCAGCCTATGCACAGGCGAAGCGGCTGGCCGGGGCGGTCGATTTCGACGACCTGATCGCGCGGGCCGTCTCTCTGCTGCTGGAAGCGGGCATGGGGGAGTGGATTCGCTACAAGCTGGATCAGCGGATCGACCATATATTGGTGGACGAGGCGCAGGACACCAACGTCCGGCAATGGCAGATCGTTGGCGCTATCACCGCCGAGTTCTTCGCAGGCGAAGGCGCGCATGGCGACGCCATGCGAACATTGTTCGCGGTCGGTGATTTCAAGCAGGCGATTTTTGGCTTTCAGGGCACCAGCCCGCAGGCATTCGCCGCCGCGCAGTTGGCGTTCCGCAATCATGCAGAAGGTGTCGATCAGCTATTCCACGATCTCTCCCTCGACCGTAGTTTCCGCTCGACCCCCGCCGTGCTGGAGGTGGTTGACCAGACCATCGCCGTGCTGACGGGGGAGCGGCTGGGACTGGTAGGGCAGTCGGTCCACCATATCAGCGCCAACCGCTTCCCCGGTGAGGTTGAATTGTGGAAGCCCATCGTGTCGGGCGAGGCAAGCGGCGCAGCGGGCGAGGAGGATTGGGCTGACGATCAGGAGCGTGTCCTTGCCACGAAGATCGCCCAACAGATAAAGGCGTGGATCGATAGCGGACTGATGCTGGAGAGCAAGGGGCGCCCCGTTGGTCCCGGCGACATCATGATATTGGTCCGGCGGCGTAGTGAACTCGCCCGGCTGATCGTCGCGCGGCTGTACGAAGAAGGAGTCGCTGTCGCGGGGATCGACCGGCTGCGGCTGAATGCGCCGCTGGCAGTGCAGGACCTGTTGACGGCATTGCGCTTTGCAGTGCAGCCGGAGGATGACCTCAATCTCGCCAACCTGCTGGTGTCGCCGCTGATCGGATGGACGCAGGAAGAGTTGATGGCGCGGTTGCTGGGGCGCAAGGACGGCCTGTGGCGGCATTTGCAGGCGACGCAGGACGGCACGACGCTGGAACCGCTGAGGGCGCTACTGGGCCGCGCGGATTTCACCACGCCCTATCGCTATCTGGAGGAAATCGTGTCGGGACCGATGGATGGACGGCGCAAGCTGATCCATCGGCTGGGCATTCAGGCGCGCGATCCGATCGAGGAACTGCTGAACGCCGCCCTGGCGTTCGAGAGTGACGACCGCCCCTCGCTTCAGCGTTTCATCGACTGGTTCGACCGGGGAGACGTGGAAATCGTGCGCGACGCCGCCGCGCAGGTCGATGCCGTCCGGCTGCTGACCGTGCATGGTGCAAAGGGGTTGCAGGCGCCCATCGTCATCCTGGCGGACGCGGCGATCGATCCGGATGCGGGCAATCGCAGTGCCAAGCTGAGTTTCGAGGGCGTGCCGATCCTCTCGCCCCGCAAGGCGGAGGTTGGCGGCGAAATCACGGCCTTGGTCGAGGAGGTCGCCCGCTCTGATCGCGAGGAGCATTGGCGGCTGCTCTATGTCGCGTTGACGCGGGCCGAGGAGCGGCTGGTGGTTGCCGGGTCGCTGGGGTCAAGGGCGCAGGGGCAGGTGAAGTCTGAAAGCTGGTTCGCGGCAGTCGAGGCGGCATTGATCGCGCTGGGCGCGGAATGGCAGGAAGCGCCGATCTGGGGCGAGCGTCGCACATGGCGAGGGCGTGAAGTGCTGCCGTCGAGGGCCATGGGATCGACGCAGGCGGTGGCGCGGGCGGCTATGATCGCGCCGCCCTGGCTGCGCGCACCTGCACCCGCCGAAGCACGCCCACCCCGTCCGCTCGCGCCTTCCGCGCCGGTCGAGGATGATGTGCCCGACCCACCGCCAACCCCGGGGATGCGGCAGGCGGCCGAGCGCGGTCGCTGGCTCCATGCGCTGTTCGAGCGACTGCCTGCGGTTGTGCCGACCGACCGGCGTGCCGCTGCGGACGCATGGCTACGGGTAAGTGGCGGCGTGCCGGATGCGGGTGAACGGGCCGCGATCATCGATCATGCGCTCGGCGTGATCGAGGCGCCGGATTTCGCGGCCCTGTTCGCGCCTGATGCGCTGGCCGAAGCCCCCGTTGCAGCCGTGGTGGGCGAAGCGGTGATCGCGGGCACCGTCGATCGCCTTTGCGTGGGCGAGAGTCATGTGCAGGTGTTGGATTTCAAGACCGGGCGGGCCGTGCCAGCGGATGCCGGGCATGTGCCGATCCCGCATTTGCGGCAGATGGCGGCCTATGTGGCGGCGCTGGAGGTGATCTTTCCGGGACGGCGGGTGGAGGCGGCTTTGCTCTATACCAGTGCGCCCCGTCTGATCGTTTTGCCCAACGATCTTCTGACACCGCACAAGCCCGGCTTTGCCGCCACGCAGGACAATTTGTCGGGCGGGGGCGTTGAGCCAGACCACTTACTTCCCTAA
- the trxA gene encoding thioredoxin TrxA — MATKAVTDLSFQQDVLDSDKPVLVDFWAEWCGPCKMIGPALEEISEELTEKVTIVKVNIDENPEAPGKYGVRGIPTMLLFKNGEVSATKVGAAPKSALKGWLEGEL; from the coding sequence ATGGCGACCAAGGCAGTGACCGACCTCAGCTTCCAGCAGGATGTACTCGATTCCGACAAGCCGGTGCTGGTTGATTTCTGGGCGGAATGGTGCGGCCCCTGCAAGATGATCGGCCCGGCTCTTGAGGAGATTTCGGAGGAACTGACCGAGAAGGTGACGATCGTAAAGGTCAATATCGACGAAAATCCCGAAGCGCCCGGCAAATATGGTGTGCGGGGCATCCCAACGATGCTTCTGTTCAAAAATGGTGAGGTCAGCGCGACCAAGGTCGGCGCTGCGCCCAAGAGCGCGCTCAAGGGCTGGCTGGAAGGCGAGCTTTAA
- a CDS encoding glutathione S-transferase family protein yields the protein MLTIWGRLNSHNVKKVAWLAQEIDLPHARHDVGGAFGMDADYLARNPNALIPTIEDDGLVLWESNAILRYLAARHASGTSFWPDDPAARAMGDKWMDWQFSYADLQRNAFLHLVRCKLEDRDPAIIAASAQACGKAMMILDNALAQTHWLSGGDFGLGDVPMGVYAHTYFTLDIERPKLPHLRGWYDRLRKRPAYVETVMIPLT from the coding sequence ATGCTGACCATCTGGGGCCGCCTCAACTCGCATAATGTGAAGAAGGTCGCGTGGCTCGCGCAGGAAATCGACCTGCCCCATGCCCGCCATGATGTCGGCGGCGCGTTCGGCATGGATGCGGACTATCTGGCGCGCAATCCCAATGCGCTCATCCCCACGATAGAGGATGACGGGTTGGTCCTGTGGGAATCGAACGCAATCCTGCGCTATCTCGCCGCGCGCCATGCCTCCGGCACCAGCTTCTGGCCCGACGATCCGGCAGCCCGGGCGATGGGCGATAAATGGATGGACTGGCAGTTCAGCTATGCCGACCTGCAACGCAATGCTTTCCTCCACCTCGTTCGGTGCAAACTGGAAGATCGCGATCCCGCCATCATAGCCGCTTCGGCGCAGGCTTGTGGCAAAGCCATGATGATCTTGGACAATGCGTTGGCGCAAACGCATTGGCTGTCGGGTGGCGACTTCGGCCTGGGTGACGTTCCAATGGGCGTTTATGCCCATACATATTTCACACTCGACATCGAGCGGCCCAAGCTGCCGCATCTGCGCGGCTGGTACGACCGGCTGCGCAAACGACCGGCCTATGTCGAAACGGTGATGATCCCGCTGACATAG
- a CDS encoding inositol monophosphatase family protein, whose translation MEAALIASVAELIRDVARDIVLPRYQNLTADQISEKAADDFVTIADKESELRLADGLSAILPDAGVIGEEACAADPTILDRAGDGLNWIIDPIDGTGNFAAGRPPFGIMIALADAGTTLGGWIFDPLRGRLCHATLGGGAYIDGERVQARESGAHLPIAALAVYFMSEAERADIGRRADGAFTLVDIPRCAAEQYPRLVLGQNDVSVFARSLPWDHAAGTLLLNEAGGRCTRLDGSPYRVGDTQRGLLGASSPRLWDMATKTLFADLRA comes from the coding sequence ATGGAGGCTGCCCTCATCGCGTCAGTCGCCGAGCTGATACGGGATGTGGCGCGTGATATCGTACTGCCGCGCTATCAGAATTTGACCGCCGACCAGATCAGCGAGAAGGCCGCCGACGATTTCGTGACCATCGCCGACAAGGAAAGCGAACTGCGCCTAGCCGATGGGTTGTCGGCGATCCTGCCGGACGCGGGCGTGATCGGCGAAGAAGCCTGCGCTGCTGATCCGACGATCCTTGATCGTGCTGGCGACGGCCTCAACTGGATTATCGACCCGATTGACGGCACCGGCAATTTTGCAGCCGGTCGCCCGCCCTTTGGCATCATGATCGCGCTGGCGGACGCGGGCACGACCCTCGGGGGGTGGATATTTGACCCGTTGAGGGGCCGTCTGTGCCACGCCACGCTCGGCGGCGGCGCCTATATCGACGGCGAGCGGGTGCAAGCGCGCGAAAGCGGCGCCCACCTGCCGATCGCGGCCCTCGCAGTATACTTCATGAGCGAAGCGGAGCGCGCCGACATAGGTCGCCGGGCCGATGGCGCATTCACGCTGGTCGACATTCCCCGCTGCGCTGCCGAACAATATCCCCGGCTGGTACTGGGCCAGAACGACGTATCGGTTTTTGCCCGATCCCTACCCTGGGACCATGCTGCAGGCACGCTGCTGCTCAATGAAGCGGGTGGACGTTGCACACGACTGGACGGATCGCCCTACCGCGTCGGCGACACACAGCGCGGGCTGTTGGGCGCATCTTCGCCCCGCCTGTGGGATATGGCGACAAAGACGCTCTTTGCTGATCTACGGGCCTGA